A part of Micromonospora chersina genomic DNA contains:
- a CDS encoding MarR family winged helix-turn-helix transcriptional regulator, with amino-acid sequence MSTDLPADELNLGLLCYIAYRAMETRVFTALAEAGFADVTTAQGRVFARIGPEGTRVTELAEQAQITKQTAGFLVDQLERAGYVRRVPDPTDARARLVQIAPRGLAAVAIARTVEAEVEAEWTRHLGKQGANQLRRALTRLREITDPYR; translated from the coding sequence ATGAGCACGGACCTGCCCGCGGACGAATTGAACCTCGGCCTGCTCTGCTACATCGCCTACCGGGCCATGGAAACCCGCGTGTTCACGGCGCTGGCCGAGGCAGGCTTCGCTGACGTGACGACCGCGCAAGGCCGGGTGTTCGCCCGGATCGGCCCGGAGGGCACCCGGGTGACCGAGCTGGCCGAGCAGGCCCAGATCACCAAGCAGACCGCCGGTTTCCTCGTCGACCAGCTGGAACGGGCGGGCTACGTCCGTCGGGTGCCGGACCCCACCGACGCACGGGCCCGACTGGTGCAGATCGCACCGCGTGGGCTGGCCGCGGTGGCGATCGCGAGGACCGTGGAGGCGGAGGTCGAGGCGGAGTGGACACGACACCTGGGTAAGCAGGGCGCGAACCAGCTGCGGCGAGCACTTACCCGCCTGCGTGAGATCACCGACCCCTACCGTTGA
- a CDS encoding OsmC family protein — translation METNQDRVVASARAVLPATERRRTDMATGAFTFVADEPHNGALGDGPTPTEYLLMALASCTAQTLRQYVDYKYDTAGDITVEIDYHEPDQEGAERYLQRTITLSEEPDPDDLKVMHDIAEKSPVTLLIQFAWSVRTEFVGPR, via the coding sequence ATGGAAACCAATCAGGATCGTGTCGTCGCATCCGCCCGAGCCGTCCTCCCGGCCACCGAGCGCCGGCGCACGGACATGGCCACCGGCGCGTTCACGTTCGTCGCCGATGAACCGCACAACGGCGCACTCGGCGACGGCCCGACGCCGACGGAGTACCTGTTGATGGCGCTCGCGTCGTGCACTGCCCAGACGCTCCGGCAGTACGTCGACTACAAGTACGACACCGCCGGTGACATCACCGTCGAGATCGACTACCACGAGCCCGACCAGGAAGGCGCAGAGCGCTACCTGCAGCGCACGATCACGCTGAGCGAGGAGCCTGATCCCGACGACTTGAAGGTGATGCATGACATCGCCGAGAAGTCCCCGGTGACCCTGCTGATCCAGTTCGCCTGGAGCGTGCGGACCGAGTTCGTCGGACCGCGCTGA
- a CDS encoding PH domain-containing protein — translation MGSLEIVLAIVLGLVVNEMTDVSPWLGRLLATWSARLRYQNLQRAEIRAEELAAVINDRPGKLLKLGTGLGFLGTALLTRLRHLVVGEPERANDPADLLGSRRILPLEDEPTRAVARYLFPTERFRGEWRRHWIHPVKRIAIVVSYAVLGVWAVTERIKPQYQTWAIVAVVALAVLLTAHRVLAWYVGRFVVTNKRLMVTEGLFFRRVGMMPLLRVVDMRYNQTPAGRLLNYGTFELESAGRRNALRQIVELPNPNELYLRIIEEMYEPEAVEARLGGDWPSSEIDPIAVITSLSNELARLTSAIKRLDPDFVPEPVPEPSRPPDEPITVYEPASEQVSQAEPPPSNPDEPPPWTNGQELADLTAGLDEAVPDHDRPVRRTRRLFPPRSPRLPDPSPDLPE, via the coding sequence ATGGGCTCGCTGGAGATCGTCCTCGCGATCGTGTTGGGGCTCGTGGTCAACGAGATGACCGACGTGTCACCGTGGCTGGGCCGCCTCCTGGCCACGTGGTCGGCGCGCCTTCGGTATCAGAACCTCCAGCGAGCGGAGATCCGCGCCGAGGAACTCGCCGCCGTCATCAACGACCGGCCGGGCAAGTTGTTGAAGCTCGGCACCGGCCTTGGTTTCCTCGGCACCGCGCTGCTGACCCGGCTGCGTCATCTGGTCGTCGGCGAGCCGGAGCGCGCGAATGACCCGGCGGACCTGCTCGGCAGCCGGCGGATCCTGCCCCTGGAGGACGAGCCGACACGCGCGGTGGCCCGATACCTGTTCCCCACCGAACGGTTCCGGGGCGAATGGCGACGCCACTGGATCCACCCGGTCAAGAGAATCGCGATCGTCGTCAGCTACGCCGTCCTCGGCGTGTGGGCGGTCACGGAACGCATCAAGCCTCAGTACCAGACATGGGCGATTGTCGCGGTCGTGGCGCTCGCCGTCCTGCTGACGGCGCACCGCGTCCTGGCTTGGTACGTGGGTCGGTTCGTCGTGACCAACAAGCGTCTGATGGTCACCGAGGGCCTGTTCTTCCGCAGGGTCGGGATGATGCCGCTGCTGCGGGTCGTCGACATGAGATACAACCAGACACCGGCAGGCCGGCTCCTGAACTACGGCACCTTCGAGTTGGAGTCGGCGGGCCGCCGCAACGCGCTCCGCCAGATCGTCGAACTACCCAATCCGAATGAGCTCTACCTGCGCATCATCGAGGAGATGTACGAGCCGGAGGCGGTGGAGGCGCGCCTGGGCGGGGATTGGCCGAGCAGCGAGATCGACCCGATCGCTGTCATCACGTCGCTGTCCAACGAACTCGCGCGCCTGACCAGCGCGATCAAGCGCCTCGATCCCGATTTCGTTCCGGAGCCGGTACCTGAGCCGTCTCGTCCACCCGACGAGCCGATCACCGTGTACGAGCCGGCCAGCGAGCAGGTGTCGCAGGCCGAACCGCCGCCGTCGAATCCTGATGAGCCACCTCCGTGGACCAACGGCCAAGAGCTCGCCGACCTGACCGCCGGACTCGACGAAGCCGTTCCCGACCACGACCGGCCCGTCCGGCGCACCCGCCGTCTGTTCCCGCCACGGTCGCCGCGGCTACCCGATCCCTCGCCGGATCTTCCTGAGTGA
- a CDS encoding PadR family transcriptional regulator, which yields MLDVLALMLGAWESDQELHGWQIMRSVRRSGPTVYGVLDRLEDAGWVTATWEPRTAEQPTRPRRRFYRLTPTGAEAARAQAILPVRAPRFRPKPAPGFGRTVSPRPAG from the coding sequence ATGCTCGACGTGCTCGCGCTGATGCTCGGGGCGTGGGAGAGCGATCAGGAGCTTCACGGCTGGCAGATCATGCGGTCGGTGCGCCGGTCCGGCCCCACCGTCTACGGGGTGCTCGACCGGCTCGAGGACGCCGGGTGGGTTACCGCAACGTGGGAGCCGCGAACGGCCGAACAGCCGACGCGACCGCGGCGCCGCTTCTACCGGCTGACGCCGACCGGCGCCGAGGCCGCCCGTGCTCAGGCGATCCTGCCGGTCCGGGCACCCCGATTCCGCCCCAAGCCGGCACCCGGCTTCGGCCGGACCGTCTCGCCGCGGCCGGCTGGCTGA
- a CDS encoding PIG-L deacetylase family protein, whose protein sequence is MDELLPALPEDWDRCLAVVAHPDDIEYGAASAIARWTAQGKQVTYLLATRGEAGIDAMHPDQAGPLREEEERAGAREVGVHVVEFLDHRDGVVEYGPGLRRDIVRAIRRHRPEVIVSGAFTVRMVGGMTNQADHRAVGLATLDAARDAGNRWIFPELVDEGLPPWGGVRYVCFGGAERPTHGVDVTGEPLRRGIASLAAHAEYTQGLGVAGPEPGPFLTWAARQGGPALGVEAAVLFDVHALAFEGPPPRL, encoded by the coding sequence GTGGACGAGCTGCTGCCGGCACTGCCGGAGGACTGGGACCGCTGTCTCGCGGTGGTCGCACACCCCGACGACATCGAGTACGGCGCGGCCTCGGCCATCGCCCGCTGGACCGCGCAGGGCAAGCAGGTCACCTATCTCCTGGCCACCCGGGGCGAGGCGGGAATCGACGCGATGCACCCGGACCAGGCGGGGCCGTTGCGCGAGGAGGAGGAGCGCGCCGGGGCCCGCGAGGTCGGCGTACACGTCGTGGAGTTCCTCGACCACCGCGACGGCGTCGTCGAGTACGGTCCGGGCCTGCGCCGCGACATCGTGCGGGCGATCCGCCGGCACCGGCCCGAGGTGATCGTCTCGGGCGCCTTCACCGTCCGCATGGTGGGCGGTATGACGAACCAGGCCGACCACCGGGCGGTGGGACTGGCCACGCTGGACGCCGCCCGCGACGCCGGCAACCGCTGGATCTTCCCGGAACTGGTGGACGAGGGGCTGCCGCCCTGGGGCGGCGTGCGCTACGTCTGCTTCGGCGGCGCCGAACGCCCCACGCACGGCGTGGACGTCACCGGCGAGCCGTTGCGGCGCGGCATCGCCTCGCTGGCCGCGCACGCCGAATACACCCAGGGCCTGGGAGTGGCCGGACCGGAACCCGGGCCGTTCCTGACCTGGGCGGCCCGCCAGGGCGGGCCGGCGCTGGGCGTGGAGGCGGCGGTCCTGTTCGACGTGCATGCCCTCGCCTTCGAGGGCCCGCCACCCCGGCTCTGA
- a CDS encoding MFS transporter translates to MVSLVAAFAASAAPIPLFNVYRAEDGFTNAGISMAVVTTAVGTIAALLVLGRLSSHLGRRRTAIASLGLLLLGCLLLLSVHDIGTLLAGRLLMGVGTGLASSSLTSYIVDAAPARPQWLAAVASSQGPMLGLTVGAIASGALVQFGPWPRDLVYLVCAGVLVLSAALIVISPETATPTPGAWRSLLPQVRVPARVRHLLPVAAAVFLATWATGAFYQAFVPALVDDQLHTHSPLIFGLVLAAYMAPSVLGAPLGGRFTSAAGQRTGMVIFLAGWIGIITAIAIGTLVLFIAATMVAGAGQGIAISAATRGLLHGSTLADRAPIFSVIYVLCYSGAAFPSLISGELSKTFALPQIVLGYGALALVAALLTVLAARNPHIGTARNSTDEYSGATA, encoded by the coding sequence ATGGTCTCCCTGGTGGCCGCGTTTGCCGCGTCGGCCGCGCCGATCCCGCTGTTCAACGTCTACCGGGCGGAGGACGGGTTCACCAACGCCGGCATCTCGATGGCCGTTGTCACCACCGCCGTCGGCACGATCGCCGCACTGTTGGTGTTGGGGCGACTGTCCAGTCATCTGGGCCGGCGGCGCACCGCGATCGCCAGCCTCGGCCTGCTCCTGTTGGGCTGTCTGCTGCTGCTGAGCGTGCACGACATCGGCACCCTGCTGGCCGGTCGGCTACTGATGGGGGTCGGTACCGGCTTGGCCAGCAGCAGCCTCACCTCCTACATCGTCGACGCCGCACCCGCCAGGCCGCAGTGGTTGGCCGCCGTCGCCTCCAGCCAGGGACCCATGCTCGGCCTCACCGTCGGTGCCATCGCCTCCGGCGCCCTGGTCCAGTTCGGTCCCTGGCCACGCGACCTCGTCTACCTGGTGTGCGCCGGCGTCCTCGTACTGTCCGCGGCACTCATCGTCATCAGCCCGGAAACCGCAACGCCGACGCCGGGCGCTTGGCGATCACTGTTACCGCAGGTCCGCGTACCGGCCCGGGTCCGGCACCTGCTCCCCGTCGCGGCAGCGGTGTTCCTGGCCACCTGGGCGACCGGGGCCTTCTACCAGGCCTTCGTGCCCGCGCTGGTCGACGATCAGCTCCACACTCACAGCCCGCTCATCTTCGGACTGGTGCTCGCCGCCTACATGGCCCCCAGCGTTCTCGGCGCTCCCCTCGGCGGCCGTTTCACATCCGCGGCGGGCCAACGCACCGGCATGGTCATCTTCCTGGCCGGGTGGATCGGCATCATCACCGCGATCGCCATCGGCACGCTGGTGCTGTTCATCGCCGCAACCATGGTCGCCGGCGCCGGTCAGGGCATCGCCATCAGCGCCGCCACCCGCGGCCTGTTGCACGGCAGCACCCTGGCCGATCGGGCACCGATCTTCAGCGTGATCTACGTCCTCTGCTACAGCGGCGCCGCCTTCCCCAGCCTCATCTCCGGGGAACTCTCGAAAACCTTCGCGCTACCGCAGATCGTCCTCGGATACGGCGCACTCGCCCTCGTCGCCGCCCTGCTCACTGTCCTCGCCGCCCGCAACCCGCACATCGGCACAGCCAGGAACAGCACGGACGAGTATTCCGGCGCAACAGCGTAA
- a CDS encoding TetR/AcrR family transcriptional regulator, which produces MSDEQVASPTNRRRISQRGLATRERILEAANRLMFVRGVNATTLDDIREASQTSKSQLYHHFADKQELVRALVRYRGALVLQRERGGLERLRSFSGLVRWRNALVQANSLNNGRYGCGLGSMAVELSDQDEQARSMLLETFAAWEKLISDGLHRMRDSGALRQDADPEKLATGLMAALQGGYLLANAAHNVAPMEVALDMALDHIKSYLSEPSGEPTR; this is translated from the coding sequence ATGAGCGACGAGCAGGTGGCCTCGCCGACGAACCGGCGGAGGATCAGCCAACGGGGCCTCGCGACGCGAGAGCGGATCCTCGAGGCGGCCAACCGGCTGATGTTCGTTCGCGGAGTGAACGCGACAACCCTCGACGACATCCGCGAGGCGAGCCAGACCAGCAAGTCCCAGCTTTACCATCACTTCGCCGACAAGCAGGAGCTCGTGCGAGCGTTGGTCAGATATCGAGGCGCGCTCGTGCTTCAGCGCGAGCGCGGAGGGCTCGAACGACTGAGGTCCTTCTCGGGCCTGGTCCGGTGGCGCAACGCGTTGGTCCAGGCCAACTCGCTCAACAACGGCAGATACGGGTGCGGCCTCGGGTCGATGGCGGTCGAGCTGTCCGATCAAGATGAGCAGGCTCGATCGATGCTGCTGGAGACGTTCGCGGCGTGGGAAAAGTTGATCAGTGATGGTCTGCACCGGATGCGGGACAGCGGCGCGCTGCGCCAGGACGCCGACCCGGAGAAGTTGGCCACGGGCTTGATGGCAGCTCTGCAGGGCGGCTACCTGTTGGCGAACGCCGCGCACAACGTCGCGCCCATGGAAGTGGCGCTGGACATGGCGCTGGACCACATCAAGTCGTACCTCTCGGAGCCGTCCGGCGAGCCGACCCGCTGA
- the nhaA gene encoding Na+/H+ antiporter NhaA: MSGRTARKPNLAAPLRAFVRTESGSAGVLVAAIVAALLWANIDSGSYEAVWRTPLSIRLGHLELSRDLHTWINSGLMTLFFLVVGLETRREFDLGDLRDRRRFVLPAVAGVIGMLIPVLIFLLINHGGPGAHGWGVAMSTDTALALGLLALLGRGVPDRVRIFLLTVFVVDDVIALVVIALVYSEDITMVPIVVAVAAFAVMLAIRAAGVRRGSAYVPVAIVMWGALLVSGVDPVVAGLAIGLTAFAYSPGRAELEHVSGLFRSFREQPTPKLARTASIGLANTLSPNDRLQRIYHPWSSYVIVPLFGLANAGISIDGPFLAQAFASPVTWGVLLGYVVGKPLAVIGTSAGLTWISHGRIRPAVGWAGVLGSGTIAGVSFTVSLLIANLAFTGDQLAEAKVGVLGAAIVSAVLTWTAFRVTNTLPRARRARALFGDMTELTDLIPDVDEKRDHVRGPAGASVTLVQYGDFQCPYCGKAEPAVRQLLGDADLRFVWRHLPLPDVHPQARLAAEAAEAAAAQGKFWQMHDLLLDHQDKLHLSDLITYAGDLGLDQERFHDDLTSHAHAGRVESDIDSADSSGVSGTPTFFINGRRHYGAYDITTLTAAVHMARTRAHLGREAPATRHQDQLADFSGPGTRVVVPSSGRAVR; the protein is encoded by the coding sequence ATGAGCGGCCGAACAGCCCGGAAGCCGAATCTGGCGGCACCGCTGCGGGCCTTTGTGCGGACCGAGTCCGGCAGTGCCGGCGTGCTCGTGGCCGCCATCGTCGCCGCACTGCTCTGGGCCAACATCGACAGCGGCTCCTACGAAGCCGTCTGGCGTACCCCACTGTCGATACGCCTCGGGCACCTCGAGCTCTCCCGCGACCTGCACACCTGGATCAACAGTGGCTTGATGACGCTGTTCTTCCTGGTCGTCGGCCTTGAGACGCGGCGCGAGTTCGACCTCGGCGACCTACGAGACCGGCGACGGTTCGTGCTGCCCGCCGTGGCCGGCGTGATCGGCATGCTGATCCCGGTCCTGATCTTCCTGCTGATCAACCACGGCGGACCGGGCGCACACGGCTGGGGCGTTGCCATGTCGACCGACACCGCCCTCGCGTTGGGCCTCCTGGCACTGCTCGGCCGGGGCGTGCCCGACCGGGTCCGGATCTTCCTGCTCACCGTGTTCGTGGTCGACGACGTGATCGCACTCGTCGTCATCGCCCTGGTCTACAGCGAGGACATCACGATGGTGCCCATCGTGGTGGCCGTGGCGGCGTTCGCGGTCATGCTGGCCATCCGCGCAGCCGGCGTCCGGCGTGGCTCGGCGTACGTGCCGGTCGCCATCGTCATGTGGGGCGCACTGTTGGTCAGCGGAGTCGACCCCGTGGTGGCCGGGCTGGCCATCGGGCTGACCGCCTTCGCCTATTCTCCCGGCCGGGCTGAGCTCGAGCACGTCAGCGGGCTGTTCCGGTCGTTCCGTGAGCAGCCGACGCCCAAGCTCGCGCGTACGGCTTCGATCGGCCTCGCCAATACGCTGTCGCCCAACGACCGCCTTCAGCGCATCTACCACCCTTGGTCCAGCTACGTCATCGTGCCGCTGTTCGGCCTGGCCAACGCTGGCATCAGCATCGACGGTCCCTTCCTGGCCCAGGCGTTCGCGTCGCCGGTCACCTGGGGCGTGCTGCTCGGGTACGTCGTCGGCAAGCCGCTCGCCGTGATCGGCACCTCGGCCGGGCTCACCTGGATCTCACACGGTCGCATCCGTCCGGCTGTGGGCTGGGCGGGCGTGCTCGGCAGCGGCACGATCGCCGGTGTCAGCTTCACGGTGTCGCTGCTGATCGCGAACCTGGCCTTCACCGGCGACCAACTGGCCGAGGCCAAGGTCGGGGTGCTCGGCGCCGCGATCGTGTCCGCAGTGCTGACCTGGACCGCGTTCCGTGTCACGAACACGTTGCCCAGAGCCAGGCGCGCCCGGGCGCTCTTCGGCGACATGACGGAGCTGACCGACCTCATCCCGGACGTCGACGAGAAGCGGGACCACGTCCGCGGCCCAGCAGGTGCGTCGGTGACGCTGGTGCAGTACGGCGACTTCCAGTGTCCGTACTGCGGGAAGGCCGAGCCAGCCGTCCGGCAGCTGCTGGGCGACGCCGACCTGCGTTTCGTGTGGCGTCACCTGCCTCTGCCAGACGTGCATCCGCAAGCCCGGCTGGCAGCCGAGGCGGCCGAAGCAGCGGCGGCTCAGGGCAAGTTCTGGCAGATGCACGACCTGCTGCTCGACCACCAGGACAAGCTGCACCTCAGTGATCTGATCACGTACGCCGGTGACCTCGGTCTGGATCAGGAACGCTTCCACGACGACCTGACAAGTCACGCCCACGCCGGTCGCGTCGAAAGCGACATCGACTCGGCCGACAGCAGCGGAGTGTCCGGCACCCCGACGTTCTTCATCAACGGCCGCCGCCACTACGGCGCCTACGACATCACGACCTTGACCGCCGCCGTACATATGGCCCGAACGCGCGCCCACCTCGGCCGGGAGGCGCCAGCGACCCGTCACCAAGACCAGCTCGCCGACTTCTCCGGCCCCGGCACACGGGTGGTCGTACCTTCTTCCGGGCGGGCCGTGAGGTGA
- the msrA gene encoding peptide-methionine (S)-S-oxide reductase MsrA has product MTTERAILAGGCFWGMEELFRRQPGVVSTRVGYSGGDVPNATYRNHGTHAESIEVVYDTEKTDFRALLEFFFQIHDPSTKNRQGNDIGTSYRSAIFYTSDEQKRVAEDTIADVDASGLWPGKVVTEVTPAGDFWEAEPEHQNYLQNYPDGYTCHFPRPGWKLPKRATA; this is encoded by the coding sequence GTGACCACCGAAAGGGCGATCCTCGCCGGCGGCTGCTTCTGGGGGATGGAGGAGTTGTTCCGCCGCCAGCCCGGCGTCGTTTCCACGCGCGTGGGCTACAGCGGCGGCGACGTCCCGAACGCCACCTACCGCAACCACGGAACCCACGCGGAGTCCATCGAGGTCGTCTACGACACCGAGAAGACGGACTTCCGCGCGCTGCTCGAGTTCTTCTTCCAGATCCACGACCCATCGACGAAGAACCGCCAGGGCAACGACATCGGCACCAGCTACCGCTCGGCGATCTTCTATACCAGTGACGAGCAGAAGCGGGTCGCCGAGGACACGATCGCCGACGTCGACGCCTCGGGCCTGTGGCCTGGAAAGGTCGTCACCGAGGTCACCCCGGCAGGCGACTTCTGGGAGGCTGAGCCCGAGCACCAGAACTACCTGCAGAACTACCCGGACGGTTACACCTGCCACTTCCCCCGCCCGGGGTGGAAGCTCCCGAAGCGGGCGACGGCCTGA
- a CDS encoding GNAT family N-acetyltransferase: protein MRAIVVTDQAAGMAGMTLAERPEPKPALNDVIVQVHASGFTPGELTWPSTWTDRLGRDRTPSIPGHELAGVVSALGYGTTGLSVGQRVFGLTDWNRDGTLAEYAAVEARNLAPLPGDVDFTVGASLPISGLTAWQGLFVHGRFQAGQSVLVHGAAGGVGSMVTQLATEAGAYVIGTGRAADRQTALDFGAQEFVDLDNDTLEDVAGVDLVFDVIGGEIQKRSAGLVRAGGTLVTIAGPPEARPADGLTVDFVVEADRAQLGEVVRRIRDGRLRTNIGTVAALDDAVAAFNRTERTKGKTIIRVRSYPGEAGQPREEGTFGQDQSVLVDEAIGEPHALALDLHLVNDEKLGIYGAIVGDREVAGLTYNVAGDDRLVLLATSVIPEFRRQGVATELIRQVLDDVRVQGKTVTVMCPIVRGVIDHNPEYADLVDPEHPGAALGHPRRH from the coding sequence ATGAGAGCGATCGTGGTGACGGACCAGGCAGCGGGAATGGCCGGGATGACGCTGGCGGAGCGGCCTGAGCCGAAACCGGCGTTGAACGACGTCATCGTCCAGGTTCATGCGTCGGGATTCACTCCGGGTGAGCTGACGTGGCCCTCGACCTGGACCGATCGGCTCGGCCGCGACCGGACGCCGTCGATCCCTGGGCACGAGCTGGCCGGAGTGGTCAGCGCTCTCGGGTATGGCACCACGGGACTGTCGGTGGGACAGCGGGTGTTCGGCCTGACGGACTGGAACCGCGACGGCACCCTGGCGGAGTACGCCGCCGTCGAGGCCCGCAACCTCGCGCCGCTGCCCGGCGACGTCGACTTCACGGTGGGTGCGAGCCTGCCGATTTCGGGCCTGACCGCCTGGCAGGGACTGTTCGTACACGGCCGTTTCCAGGCGGGGCAGAGCGTCCTCGTCCATGGTGCTGCCGGTGGAGTCGGCTCGATGGTGACCCAGCTCGCCACAGAGGCGGGTGCCTACGTCATCGGCACCGGACGTGCCGCCGACCGTCAGACCGCGCTCGACTTCGGCGCGCAGGAGTTCGTCGACCTCGACAACGACACCCTGGAAGACGTGGCCGGCGTCGATCTGGTCTTTGACGTGATCGGTGGCGAGATCCAGAAGCGTTCCGCGGGTCTGGTCCGAGCCGGAGGAACGCTGGTGACGATTGCCGGCCCGCCCGAAGCGCGGCCGGCGGACGGCCTCACGGTTGACTTTGTTGTCGAGGCCGATCGCGCGCAACTGGGTGAGGTCGTGCGGCGCATCAGGGATGGCCGGCTGCGGACGAACATCGGCACCGTCGCGGCCCTCGACGACGCCGTCGCCGCCTTCAACCGGACCGAGCGGACCAAGGGAAAAACGATCATCCGCGTTCGCTCGTATCCCGGCGAGGCCGGACAGCCCCGCGAGGAAGGCACCTTCGGCCAGGACCAGTCTGTCCTCGTCGACGAGGCAATCGGCGAGCCCCACGCCCTCGCGCTCGACCTCCACCTCGTCAACGACGAGAAACTGGGCATCTACGGCGCCATCGTCGGGGACCGGGAGGTGGCCGGGCTGACCTACAACGTCGCCGGAGACGACCGGCTCGTGCTGCTGGCCACCTCGGTGATCCCCGAGTTCCGCAGACAGGGCGTCGCCACCGAGCTGATCCGGCAAGTCTTGGACGACGTGCGTGTGCAAGGCAAGACGGTCACCGTCATGTGCCCGATCGTGCGCGGTGTCATCGACCACAACCCCGAGTACGCCGACCTCGTCGACCCCGAGCACCCGGGCGCAGCCCTGGGGCACCCCCGCAGGCACTGA
- a CDS encoding maleylpyruvate isomerase family mycothiol-dependent enzyme — translation MDRDEVWQTIDDERLSLADLLDTLSAEEWETPSLCAGWRVRDVAAHLTLAHAGTLSAIVWMLRAGGSFHRMVRDSARRQAELPVDQFAVLLRGMVRSRKKAPGVSHLEPLLDILVHGQDIAIPLARPRPMPTVAAATAATRVWSMGWPFHAQRRLNGLKLAATDHRWSAGHGVLVEGPMAALLLVLAGRPAAVPQLSGPGVAELEARLTPRPGLT, via the coding sequence ATGGACCGCGACGAAGTCTGGCAGACGATCGACGACGAGCGGCTCAGCCTCGCGGACCTCCTCGACACCCTGTCCGCGGAGGAGTGGGAGACCCCGTCACTGTGCGCCGGCTGGCGGGTGCGCGACGTCGCGGCGCACCTCACGCTCGCCCACGCGGGCACGCTTTCCGCGATCGTGTGGATGCTGCGGGCGGGCGGCAGCTTCCACCGTATGGTCCGGGACAGCGCCAGACGGCAAGCCGAGTTGCCCGTCGATCAGTTCGCGGTTCTGCTTCGTGGCATGGTGCGGTCACGGAAGAAGGCACCCGGCGTGTCCCACCTCGAACCACTGCTCGACATCCTCGTGCACGGGCAGGACATCGCCATACCGCTGGCCCGTCCCCGGCCCATGCCAACGGTGGCGGCGGCCACCGCCGCGACCCGGGTCTGGTCCATGGGATGGCCGTTTCACGCGCAGCGGAGGTTGAATGGGCTCAAGCTCGCCGCCACCGACCACCGCTGGTCTGCCGGGCACGGCGTGCTGGTCGAGGGACCGATGGCGGCGCTTCTTCTTGTGCTCGCCGGCCGGCCTGCCGCCGTACCGCAGCTGTCCGGTCCGGGAGTCGCCGAGCTCGAAGCACGACTGACACCGCGACCCGGCCTGACGTAA
- a CDS encoding NADP-dependent oxidoreductase codes for MRAIVVTDRAAGTAGMRLVDRPEPDAARLASLEGANYGDVVVAVHGSGFTGNELEWPSTWVDRLGRDRTPSIPGHEVAGVVTALSYGTTGLSVGQRVFGLTDWTRDGTLAEYVVVEARNLAPLPGDVDFTVGAGVAMAGLTAWQGLFEHGHLRQGQSVLVHGAAGAVGSMATQLARQAGAYVIGTGRASGRKAAADFGAHEFVDLDNDTLEDVGGVDLVFDVIGGDIQKRSAGLVRAGGTLVTVTGPPEARPAEGLAVDFVVVSDRAQLGEIVRRVRDGRVRTNIGTVAALDDAVAALNPTERTKGKTVIRVRP; via the coding sequence ATGAGAGCGATCGTGGTGACGGACCGCGCCGCGGGAACGGCGGGGATGAGGCTGGTGGACCGGCCCGAGCCGGACGCAGCGAGGCTCGCCAGTCTTGAAGGCGCGAACTACGGCGATGTCGTCGTTGCCGTTCACGGGTCGGGATTCACCGGGAATGAGCTGGAGTGGCCGTCGACCTGGGTCGATCGCCTCGGCCGTGACCGCACGCCGTCGATCCCCGGCCATGAGGTGGCCGGGGTGGTCACCGCTCTCAGCTACGGAACGACCGGGTTGTCGGTGGGACAGCGAGTGTTCGGCCTGACGGACTGGACCCGCGACGGCACGCTCGCGGAGTATGTCGTCGTCGAGGCGCGCAACCTCGCGCCGCTGCCCGGCGACGTTGACTTCACGGTGGGCGCCGGCGTCGCGATGGCGGGCCTGACCGCGTGGCAGGGCCTGTTCGAGCACGGCCACCTCCGGCAGGGGCAGAGCGTGCTGGTGCACGGCGCGGCCGGCGCAGTCGGTTCGATGGCGACGCAGCTCGCCCGTCAGGCCGGCGCCTACGTCATCGGCACCGGCCGTGCCAGCGGCCGGAAGGCCGCAGCCGACTTCGGGGCACACGAGTTCGTCGACCTGGACAACGACACCCTGGAAGACGTCGGCGGAGTCGATCTGGTCTTCGATGTCATCGGCGGCGACATCCAGAAGCGGTCCGCGGGTCTGGTCCGAGCTGGAGGAACGCTGGTCACCGTCACCGGGCCACCGGAGGCGCGGCCCGCTGAGGGCCTGGCCGTCGATTTCGTCGTCGTGTCCGACCGCGCCCAGCTGGGTGAGATCGTCCGGCGGGTCCGGGACGGACGCGTGCGGACCAACATCGGCACCGTGGCGGCCCTCGACGACGCCGTCGCCGCTCTCAACCCGACCGAGCGGACCAAGGGAAAGACGGTCATCCGCGTTCGCCCGTGA